In Aestuariibaculum lutulentum, one DNA window encodes the following:
- a CDS encoding cupin-like domain-containing protein: MSLNLQDIPRVKTITKEDFIKHYFLPQKPVVIERFIEDWPAYSKWSLDYMKELGGDITIPLYDDRPVDYKEGFNEPHARMKLGDYIDLLKREPTKFRIFLWNAIKEIPQLQDDFTFPDFGLRLMKGIPMLFFGGRDSYTFMHYDIDLANIFHFHFEGKKQIILFDQKQNQYLYKIPYSLITREDIDFNNPDFKKWPMLKKAKGFQTELNHGEVLYMPEGYWHYMRYITPGFSMSLRAIARNPKNFSKAVSNLVFMRSFDNVMRRIGGQKWIDWKNNRAIVKTHKAL, from the coding sequence TTGTCGTTAAACTTACAAGACATTCCTCGGGTAAAAACCATTACTAAAGAGGACTTTATAAAGCATTATTTTTTACCACAAAAACCTGTGGTCATTGAACGTTTTATAGAAGACTGGCCTGCTTACAGCAAATGGAGTTTAGATTACATGAAGGAATTGGGTGGCGATATTACCATTCCGTTGTATGACGACAGACCTGTAGATTATAAAGAAGGGTTTAACGAGCCTCATGCCAGAATGAAACTTGGCGACTATATCGATTTACTAAAACGCGAACCAACGAAATTCCGCATATTTTTATGGAATGCCATTAAGGAAATTCCGCAATTACAAGACGATTTTACCTTTCCTGACTTTGGTTTACGATTAATGAAAGGGATTCCAATGTTATTTTTTGGAGGACGTGATTCGTACACTTTTATGCATTACGATATTGACCTGGCAAACATTTTTCACTTTCATTTTGAAGGTAAAAAACAGATTATACTATTCGACCAGAAACAAAATCAATATTTATATAAAATTCCGTATTCTCTTATTACCAGAGAAGACATTGACTTCAATAATCCGGATTTTAAAAAATGGCCCATGCTAAAAAAAGCAAAAGGGTTTCAAACGGAATTAAATCATGGTGAAGTTTTGTATATGCCTGAAGGTTACTGGCACTATATGCGATATATAACACCTGGTTTTTCAATGAGTTTACGTGCTATAGCAAGAAACCCAAAAAACTTCAGCAAAGCCGTTTCTAACCTAGTTTTTATGCGTAGCTTCGACAATGTCATGCGCCGCATTGGTGGCCAGAAATGGATTGACTGGAAAAATAACCGGGCAATTGTTAAAACTCACAAAGCACTGTAA
- the recO gene encoding DNA repair protein RecO, which translates to MLVTTNAIVLSKLKYKDNDLIVTCYTQELGIVGFLLKGVLKSKKSGNKVAYFQLLSQLQLIINYAENRSLQIVKESKPIHVYSSLHTHILKSSIVMFLAEVLYSALREEEQNETLYSYLETALLWLDEQSDFSNFHLLFLLNLTKYLGFYPDTSTIDFPYFNLADGMFDLKEYGKSSVSGDNLKLLKELLGMSFDDLSSVKITGKQRQSFLNMLLQYYELHLESFRKPKSLEILNQVFS; encoded by the coding sequence ATGCTTGTTACCACAAATGCCATTGTTCTTTCTAAACTAAAATATAAGGATAACGATTTAATTGTTACCTGTTACACACAGGAATTAGGTATTGTAGGCTTTTTACTTAAAGGTGTATTAAAGAGTAAAAAATCTGGAAATAAAGTGGCTTATTTTCAGTTATTATCGCAATTGCAATTGATAATAAATTACGCAGAGAATCGCTCTTTGCAAATTGTAAAAGAATCTAAGCCTATTCATGTTTACTCTAGTTTACACACGCATATCTTAAAGAGTTCTATAGTCATGTTTTTGGCCGAGGTATTATATTCTGCTTTACGCGAAGAAGAGCAGAATGAAACATTATACAGTTACTTGGAAACGGCTCTTTTGTGGTTGGACGAACAGTCCGATTTTTCAAATTTTCATTTGTTATTTCTATTGAATCTTACAAAATACTTAGGATTTTATCCTGATACTTCAACTATCGATTTTCCATATTTTAATTTGGCTGATGGTATGTTTGATTTAAAGGAATATGGAAAGTCGTCGGTTTCAGGTGATAATTTAAAACTCTTAAAAGAACTTTTAGGCATGTCTTTTGACGATTTATCTTCTGTAAAAATCACAGGTAAACAACGCCAGTCGTTTTTGAATATGCTTTTACAGTACTACGAATTACATTTAGAAAGTTTCAGAAAACCTAAATCCCTAGAAATACTTAATCAAGTCTTTAGTTAA
- the bioB gene encoding biotin synthase BioB, whose amino-acid sequence MAAASHNWTQKEILAIYNKPLMELLYEAATVHRLHHNPNTVQVSTLLSVKTGGCPEDCGYCPQAARYHTNIEGNDLMSVTQVKAQALRAKASGSSRVCMGAAWRNVKDGAEFDQVLEMVRTINKLDMEVCCTLGMLTKNQAKRLAEAGLYAYNHNLDSSETYYKEVISTRGFEDRLKTIDNVRKTNVTVCSGGIIGMGETEDDRAGMLVALSTLNPQPESVPINALVAVEGTPLEHQKPVSIWEMVRMVATTRIVMPETQVRLSAGRTQMSQEGQALCFFAGANSIFAGDKLLTTPNPDVSEDMELFKLLGLNTQKPFIKKMQPETVEAEDSQFQDLGEKPKWSRPEHTIERNESAKEKAKSLK is encoded by the coding sequence ATGGCGGCGGCAAGTCACAACTGGACACAAAAAGAGATTTTAGCAATCTACAACAAACCATTGATGGAGCTACTTTACGAAGCAGCTACTGTACATCGGTTGCACCACAATCCGAATACAGTTCAGGTAAGCACTTTACTTTCTGTCAAAACAGGGGGTTGCCCTGAAGATTGTGGGTATTGTCCGCAAGCCGCACGCTATCATACTAATATTGAAGGCAACGATTTAATGTCCGTTACGCAGGTAAAGGCTCAGGCTTTGCGTGCCAAAGCGTCTGGTAGCTCCCGTGTTTGTATGGGAGCCGCTTGGCGTAATGTTAAAGACGGTGCAGAATTCGATCAGGTTTTAGAAATGGTTCGCACCATTAACAAACTGGATATGGAGGTCTGCTGTACTTTAGGCATGCTTACCAAAAATCAGGCGAAGCGATTAGCTGAAGCTGGCTTATATGCTTACAATCACAACTTAGATTCTTCAGAAACGTATTATAAAGAAGTGATTTCTACACGAGGTTTTGAAGACCGCCTGAAAACCATCGATAATGTTAGAAAAACCAATGTTACGGTTTGCAGCGGTGGTATTATAGGCATGGGCGAAACCGAAGACGATCGCGCAGGCATGTTAGTGGCTTTATCCACTTTAAATCCGCAACCAGAATCGGTACCCATTAATGCTTTGGTAGCTGTTGAAGGCACACCATTAGAACACCAGAAACCGGTTTCTATATGGGAAATGGTTCGCATGGTTGCCACAACGCGTATTGTTATGCCTGAAACACAAGTACGCTTAAGTGCTGGTCGCACGCAAATGTCGCAAGAAGGACAAGCCCTATGTTTCTTTGCTGGAGCGAATTCCATTTTTGCCGGCGACAAACTATTGACCACACCCAATCCAGATGTTAGTGAAGACATGGAATTATTCAAGCTTCTCGGATTAAATACCCAAAAGCCTTTTATAAAAAAGATGCAACCAGAAACCGTAGAAGCTGAAGATTCGCAATTTCAGGACTTAGGCGAAAAACCCAAATGGAGTCGACCTGAACACACCATTGAACGAAATGAATCAGCAAAAGAAAAAGCTAAATCTTTAAAATAA
- a CDS encoding porin family protein yields MKKLILLAVAVLSFTFANAQAYNGVNDNKFQVGVNLQDNATSINLTYDYGLGDNISIGLSSAYALGVNEDIDADFGDRFDLKGRFNANLGNVINIDENFDLYPGLNLSLKNFGGHLGARYFFTEGFGVYTELNTPLAKYKTEDLTPAEKLHNQFTVSFGMSFSL; encoded by the coding sequence ATGAAAAAATTAATTTTATTAGCTGTTGCCGTTCTTAGCTTCACATTTGCTAACGCTCAAGCTTACAATGGTGTTAACGATAATAAATTTCAGGTTGGTGTTAACCTACAAGATAATGCCACAAGCATTAACCTTACTTACGATTATGGTCTTGGCGATAATATCTCTATTGGTTTATCATCGGCTTATGCATTAGGTGTAAATGAAGATATCGACGCTGATTTTGGTGATCGTTTCGACCTTAAAGGACGTTTTAATGCAAACTTAGGAAACGTTATTAACATTGATGAAAACTTCGATTTATACCCTGGTTTAAACTTAAGCCTTAAAAATTTTGGTGGTCATTTAGGAGCTCGCTATTTCTTTACTGAAGGTTTCGGAGTTTACACTGAATTAAACACCCCATTAGCAAAGTACAAAACTGAAGATTTAACCCCTGCTGAAAAGTTACACAACCAGTTTACTGTTAGCTTTGGTATGTCTTTTAGCTTATAG
- a CDS encoding TonB-dependent receptor plug domain-containing protein, with amino-acid sequence MKNKLTLISFIMLFSLFAKAQNEPIKMDSLQEVTITSTRIDLPFKENSRTINIISSEDIKNSAATNVADLLQQVAGIDIRKRGTGGSQADLYIRGGSFDQTLLLIDGIKMDDAQTGHHTMNAALPIEVIERIEIIKGPAARAFGQNAFAGAINIVTKNQLKNSVSANIETGSFNQLNGSVTVGSDLVNSSHIAHMGKLSSDGYRTNSDYDNSNYFLKSVFNKNALPIEMLATFFERKFGAENFYTSNATFHEYEETQNSLIGLSTAFQTNNLKIKPRLYWKRNQDMFLLRRNEPSFYRNLHISNKVGAEINTSYTSNLGVTGLGVDVSQIYMTSNTLGDRDRLMATAFLEHRFKVDNLDITPGVAVTYFSDFKFHAFPGVDLGYKISENFRAYGNLGYTYRVPTYTDLYYSDPSSIGNEDLQPEEALSGEIGGKFFSSRFNASFALFYKDAENLIDYVKANTDDPFMAQNIRDSKTKGFEVNTSYNFTVNNLKQNLSVGYTFMEDKIEEINLDFSRYSINSLKHHFTSRLSTRITKNINFNVIYKYAERTQGLSYNVLDASAIFNFNQVELSITANNIFDADYIETGIVPMPPSNVLFGLRYNFK; translated from the coding sequence ATGAAAAACAAACTGACTCTCATTTCATTTATAATGCTTTTTAGCTTATTCGCTAAAGCACAAAATGAACCTATTAAAATGGATTCGCTACAGGAAGTTACCATTACCTCAACACGTATCGATTTACCTTTTAAAGAAAACTCAAGAACCATAAATATTATATCTTCTGAAGATATTAAAAATAGCGCGGCTACTAACGTGGCAGACTTACTTCAACAAGTAGCTGGAATCGACATCAGAAAACGAGGAACGGGAGGTAGCCAAGCCGATTTATACATTCGCGGTGGTAGTTTCGACCAAACCCTTTTACTTATCGACGGTATAAAAATGGACGATGCACAAACCGGACATCACACCATGAACGCCGCTTTACCAATTGAAGTTATTGAACGTATTGAAATTATAAAAGGACCGGCTGCCAGAGCTTTTGGTCAAAACGCTTTTGCCGGAGCGATAAACATTGTAACTAAAAACCAACTAAAAAATAGTGTTTCGGCTAATATAGAAACAGGCTCTTTCAATCAGTTAAACGGATCGGTTACTGTGGGATCTGACTTAGTAAACTCCTCACATATTGCACATATGGGGAAATTATCTTCTGACGGGTACAGAACCAATTCAGATTACGATAATTCAAACTATTTCTTAAAAAGTGTATTCAATAAAAATGCGCTTCCAATAGAAATGCTTGCAACTTTCTTTGAAAGAAAATTTGGTGCAGAAAACTTCTATACCTCAAACGCAACATTTCACGAATACGAGGAAACTCAAAACAGTTTAATTGGCTTATCAACAGCATTTCAAACCAATAATCTAAAAATTAAACCGAGATTGTATTGGAAACGCAATCAGGATATGTTTTTGCTAAGACGTAATGAACCAAGTTTTTACAGAAATTTACACATTAGTAATAAAGTAGGTGCTGAAATTAATACGTCTTACACCTCAAATTTAGGGGTTACCGGATTGGGTGTTGATGTATCACAAATTTACATGACTAGTAACACCTTAGGGGATCGTGACAGATTGATGGCTACAGCATTTTTAGAACATCGTTTTAAAGTTGATAATTTAGACATTACACCGGGTGTGGCTGTAACTTACTTTTCAGATTTTAAATTTCATGCGTTCCCTGGTGTTGATTTAGGATATAAAATTTCTGAAAACTTCAGAGCTTATGGAAATTTAGGATATACTTATCGTGTACCAACTTACACCGATTTATATTATAGCGACCCTTCTTCTATTGGAAATGAAGATTTACAACCTGAAGAAGCACTTTCTGGTGAAATTGGAGGTAAATTTTTCTCTTCAAGATTTAATGCCTCGTTTGCATTATTTTATAAAGACGCCGAAAACTTAATTGATTATGTAAAAGCTAATACAGACGATCCTTTTATGGCACAAAACATTAGAGATTCTAAAACTAAAGGATTTGAAGTTAATACCTCTTACAATTTCACAGTTAACAACTTAAAGCAAAATTTATCGGTTGGATATACCTTTATGGAAGACAAAATTGAAGAAATCAACCTTGATTTCTCAAGATATTCCATCAATTCTCTTAAGCACCATTTTACATCACGATTAAGTACTCGCATTACAAAAAACATCAACTTTAATGTGATTTATAAATACGCTGAACGTACCCAAGGATTAAGCTATAATGTATTAGATGCATCGGCGATTTTTAATTTCAACCAAGTTGAATTAAGCATTACAGCAAACAATATTTTCGATGCCGATTACATCGAGACCGGTATTGTACCAATGCCTCCAAGTAATGTATTATTTGGTTTACGTTACAACTTTAAATAA
- the porZ gene encoding type IX secretion system anionic LPS delivery protein PorZ: protein MFKKLVVFVVYIIPICLFAQDYSASWQGHFSYYNIKEVAQGNDKIYAASENAVFSLDTQTNQLEEINSVNGLSGETISTIYYSDAYELLVVGYDNGLIEIVFDNDENVLTIVDIIDKPTIPPTTKRINHFNGYNNLVYISTSYGISVFDLARLEFGDTYFIGDGGSQIQVNQTTIYQDYIYAACSGSNGIRRALTTNTNLIDFSNWEAVTTGNFTGIESQTDDLYAVRSDKRLFRVENGILTELSLYQDQPLDLRKVNENMIVTTRNQVFIYDSAFNLLSQVVVDTNNFPTELTSATIDDNFLYIGTKNFGVLKTELLNPVTFEEVHPDGPLLNIPFSLQAKSNGVWVTFGEYDLFYNPYPLNNRGISHLKGDQWINLPYNDVLEAKSLNRISVNPFKNNQVFISSFFSGLLEVNEETSIILYNETNSGLESLVLPNNPSYIDIRVGATTFDSNGVLWVTTGLVKNQLKSFDLSIKQWRSYSLGKIITDEFDNNGFADVVIDGNQTKWLASYDFGVIAFNENGSNSVKNISTEEENMPSKYVTALTLDKRNQLWIGTTKGVRVLYNTSNFFENNNVQVDEIIIEEDGIAKELLYQQYIMDIKVDGSNNKWIGTSDSGLFYFSSDGQKTIHHFTTDNSPLPSNSIRDISIDDVNGIVYIATTRGLVSFQSGSSGVLETIENAYAYPNPVRPGFDIVEKKVKIKDISENVNIKITDIEGNLVAEGQSRVNQRYSGYNLEIDGGTAYWNGKNLGDNVVASGVYLVMLSDLDTYETKVLKIMVVR from the coding sequence ATGTTTAAAAAACTCGTTGTTTTTGTCGTTTATATAATTCCGATTTGTCTCTTCGCTCAAGATTATTCAGCGTCCTGGCAAGGTCACTTTTCATATTACAATATTAAGGAAGTTGCTCAGGGAAATGATAAAATTTATGCAGCTTCAGAAAATGCTGTTTTCAGTTTAGATACACAAACTAATCAGTTAGAAGAAATTAATTCTGTTAACGGTTTATCAGGAGAAACGATTTCAACCATTTATTACAGTGATGCTTATGAATTGCTAGTTGTTGGATATGATAATGGTTTAATAGAAATTGTTTTTGATAATGATGAGAATGTATTGACCATTGTTGATATTATCGATAAACCTACCATTCCTCCAACAACAAAACGAATCAATCATTTTAATGGCTATAATAATTTGGTTTATATTTCAACCAGTTATGGTATTTCGGTGTTCGATTTGGCGCGTCTAGAATTCGGAGACACTTATTTTATTGGTGATGGAGGTTCTCAGATTCAAGTAAATCAAACCACAATTTATCAGGATTATATATATGCTGCTTGTTCTGGAAGCAATGGAATAAGAAGAGCATTGACAACTAACACAAATCTAATTGATTTTAGTAATTGGGAAGCAGTAACGACAGGGAATTTTACAGGAATAGAGTCTCAAACAGATGATTTATATGCAGTAAGGTCAGATAAAAGACTTTTTAGAGTAGAAAATGGTATTTTAACTGAATTATCATTATATCAAGATCAGCCATTGGATTTGAGAAAAGTGAATGAAAATATGATAGTTACGACTAGAAATCAAGTTTTTATTTATGATTCAGCTTTTAATCTTTTATCTCAAGTAGTAGTAGATACAAATAATTTTCCTACTGAGTTAACTTCTGCTACAATTGATGATAACTTTTTATACATTGGAACCAAAAATTTTGGAGTTTTAAAAACAGAATTATTAAACCCCGTTACTTTTGAGGAAGTTCATCCTGACGGGCCTTTGTTAAACATTCCTTTTTCGTTACAGGCAAAATCAAATGGGGTTTGGGTAACTTTTGGAGAATACGATTTGTTTTATAACCCATACCCGTTAAATAATAGGGGGATTAGTCATTTAAAAGGTGATCAATGGATAAATTTGCCATATAATGATGTATTAGAAGCGAAATCTTTAAATAGAATTTCTGTTAATCCTTTTAAGAATAATCAGGTATTTATAAGTTCCTTTTTTAGTGGATTATTAGAAGTAAATGAAGAAACATCTATTATATTGTATAACGAAACTAATAGTGGTTTAGAGTCGTTGGTTCTTCCAAATAATCCTAGTTACATTGATATTAGAGTTGGAGCTACAACTTTTGATTCAAATGGTGTGTTATGGGTAACTACGGGATTGGTTAAAAATCAATTAAAATCTTTTGATTTATCAATTAAACAGTGGAGATCGTATAGTCTTGGTAAAATAATTACAGACGAATTCGATAATAATGGTTTTGCTGATGTTGTAATTGATGGTAACCAAACAAAATGGTTAGCTAGTTATGATTTTGGAGTTATTGCTTTCAATGAGAATGGAAGTAATTCAGTAAAAAATATTTCTACGGAAGAAGAAAATATGCCATCCAAATATGTTACAGCTTTAACTCTTGATAAAAGAAATCAATTATGGATTGGTACAACAAAAGGAGTTAGAGTATTGTATAATACTTCAAATTTCTTTGAAAATAATAATGTTCAAGTTGACGAAATTATTATTGAGGAAGATGGTATTGCTAAAGAATTATTATATCAACAGTACATAATGGATATTAAAGTAGATGGTTCAAATAATAAATGGATTGGAACTAGTGATTCAGGGCTGTTTTATTTTTCATCGGACGGGCAGAAAACGATTCATCATTTTACAACAGATAATTCGCCATTGCCATCTAATAGTATTAGAGATATTTCTATAGATGATGTTAATGGTATTGTATATATAGCTACAACACGTGGATTGGTATCTTTTCAATCTGGAAGCTCTGGTGTTCTTGAAACTATAGAGAATGCTTATGCTTATCCCAATCCTGTAAGACCCGGTTTTGATATTGTAGAAAAGAAAGTTAAGATTAAAGACATTTCAGAGAATGTTAATATCAAAATAACGGATATAGAGGGGAATCTGGTGGCCGAGGGGCAATCTAGAGTTAATCAGCGTTATAGCGGTTATAATTTGGAAATAGATGGAGGTACGGCTTATTGGAATGGTAAAAATTTAGGGGATAATGTTGTAGCTTCTGGAGTTTATTTAGTGATGCTTTCCGATTTAGATACCTATGAAACGAAAGTCCTAAAAATAATGGTAGTTCGATAA
- the gdhA gene encoding NADP-specific glutamate dehydrogenase, with the protein MKSNIEAFLDQVKERNGHEPEFLQAVEEVAETVIPYIVEHDIYYGKNILLRMVEPERVITFRVCWVDDAGEIQVNRGYRIQMNSAIGPYKGGLRFHPTVNLSILKFLAFEQVFKNSLTTLPMGGGKGGSDFDPKGKSDNEIMRFCHAFMSELFRHIGPNTDVPAGDIGVGAREIGYLFGMYKKLRNEFTGVLTGKGLSWGGSLIRPEATGYGAVYFAENMLKTKNDTIEGKNVVISGSGNVAQYAAEKILQLGGKVLTLSDSSGYIYDADGIDAEKLAYVMNLKNVKRGRISEYVNVYPSAQFVEGKTPWGVKCDIALPCATQNELHEEDAKVLLANGCICVSEGANMPSTKEAIVAFHEARILFAPGKASNAGGVATSGLEMTQNSLRFNWTREEVDKKLKEIMANIHDACITYGKGEDGYIDYVKGANIAGFVKVADAMLAQGIV; encoded by the coding sequence ATGAAAAGTAACATTGAAGCTTTTTTAGATCAAGTTAAAGAGCGTAATGGTCATGAACCAGAGTTTTTACAGGCTGTAGAGGAAGTAGCAGAAACAGTTATTCCTTACATTGTAGAGCATGATATTTATTATGGCAAAAACATTCTTTTAAGAATGGTTGAGCCAGAGCGTGTTATCACGTTTAGAGTTTGTTGGGTAGATGATGCAGGAGAAATACAGGTTAACAGAGGTTACCGTATTCAAATGAACTCTGCTATTGGACCGTATAAGGGTGGATTACGTTTTCATCCAACGGTTAATTTAAGTATTTTGAAATTCTTGGCTTTCGAGCAGGTATTTAAAAATAGTTTAACCACATTACCAATGGGTGGTGGTAAAGGAGGAAGTGATTTCGATCCTAAAGGAAAGAGCGATAATGAAATCATGCGTTTCTGTCACGCCTTTATGAGTGAATTGTTTAGACATATTGGACCAAATACCGATGTTCCTGCTGGAGATATTGGTGTTGGAGCTCGTGAAATTGGATACCTTTTCGGAATGTATAAAAAACTAAGAAATGAGTTTACTGGGGTTTTAACTGGTAAAGGATTGTCTTGGGGAGGTTCGTTAATCAGACCTGAAGCAACGGGTTACGGTGCGGTATATTTTGCAGAAAATATGCTTAAAACTAAAAATGATACTATTGAAGGTAAAAATGTTGTGATTTCAGGTTCAGGAAACGTTGCGCAATATGCTGCCGAGAAAATTTTACAACTAGGAGGTAAAGTGTTAACCTTATCAGATTCTTCAGGATACATTTACGATGCCGATGGTATTGATGCTGAGAAATTAGCATATGTTATGAATCTTAAAAACGTAAAACGCGGAAGAATTAGCGAGTATGTTAATGTCTATCCTTCTGCTCAATTTGTTGAAGGTAAAACACCTTGGGGTGTAAAATGTGATATAGCATTACCATGTGCTACACAAAACGAACTTCATGAAGAGGATGCAAAAGTGCTTTTAGCAAACGGTTGTATCTGTGTTAGTGAGGGAGCAAATATGCCATCTACTAAAGAAGCAATTGTAGCATTCCATGAAGCAAGAATCTTATTTGCCCCAGGTAAAGCATCAAATGCCGGTGGTGTTGCGACTTCAGGGTTAGAGATGACTCAGAATTCTTTAAGATTCAACTGGACAAGAGAGGAAGTTGATAAAAAATTAAAAGAGATTATGGCTAATATTCACGATGCTTGTATTACTTACGGAAAAGGTGAAGACGGTTATATAGATTATGTAAAAGGTGCAAATATTGCAGGATTTGTTAAAGTTGCCGATGCTATGTTAGCTCAAGGTATCGTTTAA
- a CDS encoding regulatory protein RecX: protein MQQSKKTYTVQEAMSKLEHYCAYQERCHQEVVQKLTQMHMIPEAIDVIVVHLLQHNFLNESRYAKQFASGKFKIKHWGKNRISFELKKKDISKINIQEALNDIDDEDYLELFNTIAEKKAESIKENNVYKKKKKFADYFLYRGWESYLVYDKANELIK, encoded by the coding sequence ATGCAACAATCTAAAAAAACATATACGGTTCAGGAAGCTATGAGTAAGTTAGAGCATTACTGTGCTTACCAAGAGCGTTGTCATCAGGAAGTGGTTCAAAAGCTTACGCAAATGCATATGATACCTGAGGCAATAGATGTTATTGTCGTGCATTTACTTCAGCATAATTTTTTAAATGAATCTAGATATGCTAAACAGTTTGCCAGCGGAAAATTTAAAATAAAGCATTGGGGTAAGAATCGAATTTCATTTGAATTGAAGAAAAAGGATATTAGTAAAATAAATATTCAGGAAGCTCTTAATGACATTGATGATGAAGACTATTTGGAATTATTTAATACTATAGCAGAGAAGAAGGCCGAGAGCATTAAAGAAAATAATGTATATAAAAAGAAAAAGAAGTTTGCCGATTACTTTTTATACCGTGGTTGGGAATCCTATCTGGTTTACGACAAGGCCAACGAATTAATAAAATAA
- a CDS encoding alpha/beta fold hydrolase, producing MNYLSILFSTIFLFLFNATLNSQTDPDIFSKFESKFYEINGYKINVEVKGEGQPIFFLPGGPGNSHDYMQANFGQYYKSHKVVFFDFLGRGKSDDAKDLSEYSVENDVALIEQLRKLLNFDRISIVGHSYGTVPAQAYSIKYPNNVDKLLLISGFHGGEMWQANCDSYNHYTKTHFPEKWKQVDSLRALGYVSSQEPLKSLYASFPTKYIYYHNTNIEGNHPNEPYRRWSNDVYETIIGRDGDFYVSGSMINQDYRQDLKNVKAKTMIIAGRYDGVSTPEFNIQYKTFMPQAQFEMFENSGHNPYLEEPEKFYKLFDTFFEVK from the coding sequence ATGAATTATCTATCTATACTTTTTAGCACCATCTTTTTATTCCTATTTAATGCTACTTTGAACAGCCAAACAGACCCTGATATTTTCAGCAAATTCGAATCTAAATTTTATGAAATTAATGGCTATAAAATAAATGTTGAAGTTAAAGGAGAAGGACAACCTATTTTCTTTCTTCCCGGCGGACCGGGTAATTCTCATGACTACATGCAAGCTAACTTTGGACAATATTACAAAAGCCATAAAGTTGTATTCTTCGATTTCTTAGGCAGAGGAAAAAGTGACGATGCCAAAGATCTTTCGGAATATTCTGTTGAAAATGATGTAGCTCTCATTGAACAACTAAGAAAACTATTAAATTTTGATAGAATTTCTATAGTAGGGCACTCCTACGGAACAGTTCCAGCGCAAGCATATAGTATAAAATATCCCAATAATGTTGACAAATTATTGCTTATTAGTGGATTTCATGGAGGAGAGATGTGGCAAGCTAATTGCGATAGCTACAACCACTACACAAAAACACACTTTCCTGAAAAATGGAAACAAGTAGATTCTTTAAGGGCATTGGGGTATGTTTCTAGCCAGGAGCCCTTAAAATCACTTTACGCCAGCTTTCCTACAAAATATATTTATTATCACAACACAAATATTGAAGGCAATCACCCTAATGAACCTTACAGACGTTGGTCTAATGATGTTTATGAAACTATTATTGGACGAGATGGAGATTTTTACGTTAGTGGAAGTATGATTAATCAGGACTATCGCCAAGATTTAAAAAATGTAAAGGCTAAAACTATGATTATTGCAGGTCGATACGATGGAGTTTCAACTCCTGAATTCAATATCCAATATAAAACATTTATGCCTCAGGCTCAATTTGAAATGTTTGAAAATAGTGGTCATAATCCATATTTAGAAGAACCTGAAAAATTTTACAAATTATTTGATACCTTTTTTGAAGTGAAATAA